One part of the Sulfolobus tengchongensis genome encodes these proteins:
- a CDS encoding phosphate-starvation-inducible PsiE family protein yields MRNISDKDIIKIIGYIIRAILLFGIGVEIVVTIYDIVTSVIAHNISTLTNTTITGPLLILVIIELYIAINNYLLGKERSITNVIDAGISFFVREIILELFSESYDVTKLLILAGIVGILAFSRFISNK; encoded by the coding sequence ATGCGAAATATTAGTGACAAGGATATAATAAAAATTATAGGCTATATTATAAGAGCTATTTTATTATTTGGTATAGGAGTCGAAATAGTAGTAACAATATACGATATTGTGACTAGCGTAATTGCCCATAATATATCAACATTAACTAATACAACAATAACTGGACCTTTACTAATCCTAGTTATTATAGAACTTTATATCGCAATTAATAATTATCTTTTAGGGAAAGAAAGAAGTATAACAAACGTTATAGATGCAGGTATTTCCTTCTTCGTTAGAGAGATTATCCTTGAGTTATTTTCTGAAAGTTATGATGTGACCAAATTACTTATCCTTGCAGGAATAGTTGGCATATTAGCTTTCTCAAGATTTATATCAAATAAATAA
- a CDS encoding GIY-YIG nuclease family protein, with protein MRQQKSYILLIRCNKDVKIRTKSNKIFLIKRGIYAYVGSCGKYCNRRIERHLSKIKNKFHWHIDFLTSNSDCETIAVLILNREEKEVASALFLHMHDYIKDFGSSDDRENLSHLFLVDDLRKLLFI; from the coding sequence ATGAGACAACAGAAGAGCTATATTTTACTTATACGTTGCAATAAAGATGTTAAAATAAGGACTAAGAGTAATAAAATTTTTCTTATAAAGAGAGGGATTTACGCGTATGTGGGCTCTTGTGGAAAATATTGTAATAGAAGAATAGAAAGGCATCTGTCTAAAATAAAGAATAAGTTTCACTGGCATATCGATTTCTTAACCAGTAATAGTGATTGTGAGACAATAGCAGTTTTAATTCTGAATAGAGAAGAAAAAGAAGTAGCCTCTGCTTTGTTCCTGCATATGCATGATTACATTAAGGATTTTGGATCTAGTGATGATAGGGAAAATTTATCTCATTTATTTCTAGTTGATGATTTACGTAAATTGTTATTTATTTGA
- a CDS encoding sulfite oxidase-like oxidoreductase gives MQEVQKPPNQKYIKNFIIYAEFGIPEVNLETYRFKVSGEVQKPLSFTYEELLKLPRKEIVEDFHCVTGWSVKSVKWEGIPFKLLVEMAGVKEGVNWVMFYSLDGYTTIVPYEDLLKDNVIIALFMNGEKIPLKHGFPARPIIPHLYAWKSAKWLTEVEFLKDYVDGYWEERGYHERGNVWEEERFKGQGGKHLRRRPVI, from the coding sequence ATGCAAGAAGTTCAGAAACCACCAAATCAAAAATATATAAAGAACTTTATTATTTATGCTGAGTTTGGAATCCCAGAGGTTAACTTAGAAACATATAGGTTTAAGGTTAGTGGAGAAGTTCAGAAACCGCTCTCATTCACTTATGAAGAATTATTGAAATTACCTAGGAAGGAAATAGTAGAGGATTTTCATTGCGTTACTGGCTGGTCTGTCAAAAGTGTGAAATGGGAGGGAATTCCATTTAAATTGTTAGTAGAAATGGCAGGCGTTAAAGAAGGAGTAAACTGGGTGATGTTTTATAGTTTAGATGGATATACGACAATTGTGCCATATGAAGATTTATTAAAAGATAACGTTATCATAGCGTTATTTATGAATGGAGAAAAAATACCTTTAAAACACGGTTTTCCTGCTAGGCCTATCATTCCTCATTTATATGCGTGGAAAAGTGCAAAATGGTTGACTGAAGTTGAATTCTTAAAAGACTACGTTGACGGTTATTGGGAAGAAAGAGGATATCATGAGAGAGGAAACGTTTGGGAAGAAGAGAGATTTAAAGGTCAAGGCGGAAAGCACTTAAGAAGAAGACCAGTAATATGA
- a CDS encoding chloride channel protein — protein MMRNLSSLPYFEKWLILGIILGIVAGLAATSFYLLLHFFESLFLSNFVGMSYPKPLGEGGTLNFIFNPGRYLLIPVSTAIGGLLSGIIVYTLAPEAEGHGTDSAIRAYHYFQGKVRWIVIPVKIIASSITIGSGGSAGREGPTAQFSAGVGSVIADLLRLSPEDRRIALAVGIGAGIGTIFKTPIGGAILSAEILYKRDIEPEVIYPSIIASAIGYTIFGSIFGFTPVFGYYTGVFNPLRLPMYAVLGLIAGLMAILYPKTFYGINKVFKRLNIPNHVKPAIGGAITGFIGLLAPEVLGVGYGWINLVEYGKFSVMYSPVIPPILLIVLLPFIKIIATSFSVGSGGSGGVFAPGLFIGAYLGASVGLLFHYLFPNVVPNIAPFVIIGMMAFFAGAGKAPLSVLIMVTEMTSSLQLLPGAMIAVAISYLISGGNTIYISQLPTRKDSPAHKAEYEIPVMESIKVEKCELENISVYINDKVDKAIKIMFENNFMSLPVIDHNNTFLGLVYLRDLEKAKSEDTVGKYLTKGSAYVLLTSTLEQALEIMANNKTRWVAVLSNKGEFLGILTYDSIMKAYMQEVNMIKRTE, from the coding sequence ATGATGAGAAATCTATCATCATTGCCTTATTTTGAGAAATGGCTTATCCTTGGAATTATTTTAGGGATAGTGGCTGGACTAGCTGCAACTTCCTTTTATCTTCTTCTTCATTTTTTCGAGAGTTTATTTTTATCTAATTTTGTGGGGATGAGCTATCCTAAGCCCCTTGGAGAAGGAGGTACGTTAAATTTTATTTTTAATCCAGGAAGATATTTACTTATTCCAGTTTCGACAGCTATTGGCGGGTTACTATCTGGTATTATTGTATATACATTGGCTCCTGAGGCAGAGGGTCATGGCACGGACTCGGCGATAAGGGCTTATCATTATTTTCAAGGAAAAGTGAGATGGATTGTGATCCCAGTAAAGATCATAGCATCGTCTATAACTATAGGTTCTGGAGGTAGTGCGGGTAGGGAAGGCCCGACTGCGCAATTCTCAGCTGGTGTAGGCTCAGTTATAGCTGATTTGCTACGTCTTAGTCCGGAAGATAGGAGAATAGCTTTAGCTGTAGGTATAGGAGCTGGTATAGGGACAATATTTAAAACACCTATTGGCGGTGCAATTCTCTCAGCTGAGATCCTTTATAAAAGGGATATAGAACCAGAAGTGATCTATCCATCTATTATTGCCTCTGCAATTGGATATACAATCTTTGGCAGTATATTTGGCTTTACCCCAGTGTTTGGATACTACACTGGGGTTTTTAATCCACTTAGGTTACCGATGTATGCTGTACTAGGGCTAATTGCGGGTTTAATGGCTATTCTATACCCTAAAACTTTCTACGGTATTAATAAAGTCTTTAAGAGACTTAATATTCCTAATCATGTTAAGCCAGCTATTGGTGGTGCAATAACTGGCTTTATTGGTCTATTAGCACCCGAAGTACTTGGAGTCGGATATGGATGGATAAACCTTGTCGAATACGGAAAGTTTTCTGTAATGTATTCTCCAGTTATTCCACCAATTCTCTTAATAGTTCTACTTCCTTTTATAAAGATCATTGCCACTTCATTTTCGGTAGGTTCTGGAGGCAGTGGAGGAGTATTTGCCCCTGGCTTATTTATAGGTGCCTATTTAGGTGCTAGTGTCGGATTGCTTTTCCATTATCTCTTTCCTAACGTTGTGCCAAATATCGCACCATTTGTAATCATAGGTATGATGGCTTTCTTCGCTGGTGCTGGTAAGGCTCCATTATCAGTTTTAATAATGGTCACGGAAATGACATCAAGCCTTCAGTTATTACCTGGGGCTATGATTGCGGTCGCAATTTCTTATTTGATTTCTGGTGGAAATACAATATATATTTCGCAACTCCCAACGAGAAAGGATTCTCCTGCACATAAGGCTGAATACGAGATTCCAGTTATGGAGTCTATAAAAGTAGAGAAATGTGAACTAGAAAATATAAGTGTTTATATAAATGATAAGGTAGATAAAGCAATTAAAATAATGTTTGAAAACAATTTTATGAGTTTGCCGGTAATCGATCATAATAATACTTTTCTAGGGCTAGTGTATTTAAGGGACTTAGAAAAAGCTAAATCAGAAGATACTGTAGGTAAGTATTTAACTAAGGGGTCTGCTTATGTATTATTAACTTCAACGTTAGAGCAGGCATTAGAAATAATGGCTAATAATAAAACTAGGTGGGTTGCAGTACTCAGTAATAAAGGAGAATTCCTAGGAATTCTTACGTATGACTCAATAATGAAGGCATATATGCAGGAGGTAAATATGATTAAAAGGACAGAATAG
- the acs gene encoding acetate--CoA ligase, producing MGEKIIENLKEVEEKIDYNVRLYKEIYKESIQNPSIFWSKLAEELIGWFEPWREVFKHETVTKWFIGGKLNASYNAIDRHLNTDKKFKAAIIWESEKGEKKELTYQDLFYEVNRWANALRQLGVKKGDRVTIYMPLTPEGILAMLACARIGAIHSVVFAGFGSQALADRIADAQSKVVITTDGYCRRGKLIELKKTVDEALEKLHNNPVKHVIVFRRSGVEIQYKENRDIYFDEIGKYKYVEPEPIESTHPLFILYTSGTTGKPKGIVHSTGGYLVGTATMLLWSYGLSQDNDVLFNTSDIGWIVGHSYITYSPLVMGKTVIIYESAPDYPYPDKWAELIEKYRATTFGTSATFLRYLMRYNEEYFKNHDLSSLRILVTNGEPLNYAPWKFGLEIIGKGKIYISHQWWQTETGAPNLGYMPGYPIFLPMKSGPACGFPLPGSKIKVLDENGNMTKPRERGYLVMEPPFPPSMMIGMWNDEGNERLIKTYFSKFPNLYYTGDFAMIDEDGYVWVSGRADETLKIAGHRIGAGEVESAITSHPAVAEAAVVGVPDPIKGEIAHAFVVLKQGYTPNDELAKDIQDHVRKVMGSIVIIEIHFVNALPKTRSGKVMRRVIKAVITGATVGDLSTLEDEASMDEIKRAIEKLKNQLGP from the coding sequence ATGGGAGAGAAAATTATCGAAAATCTTAAGGAGGTTGAAGAAAAAATAGACTATAATGTCAGACTTTATAAGGAAATATATAAAGAGAGCATACAAAATCCATCAATTTTCTGGAGTAAATTAGCTGAGGAACTTATAGGCTGGTTTGAGCCATGGAGGGAAGTCTTTAAGCACGAAACAGTAACTAAATGGTTTATAGGTGGAAAGTTAAATGCAAGCTATAACGCAATTGATAGACATCTAAATACTGACAAAAAATTTAAAGCAGCAATAATTTGGGAGTCGGAAAAAGGAGAGAAAAAAGAACTCACCTACCAAGATCTATTTTATGAAGTTAATAGATGGGCTAACGCATTAAGGCAATTAGGGGTAAAAAAAGGAGATAGGGTTACAATATATATGCCCTTAACCCCTGAAGGAATATTAGCAATGTTGGCGTGTGCGCGAATAGGTGCTATCCATAGCGTAGTTTTTGCGGGATTTGGATCGCAAGCACTAGCTGATAGAATTGCTGATGCACAATCAAAAGTAGTTATAACTACTGATGGCTATTGTAGAAGAGGAAAACTTATAGAACTTAAAAAGACTGTAGATGAAGCCTTAGAAAAATTACATAACAACCCAGTAAAACATGTTATTGTATTCAGAAGGAGTGGCGTTGAAATTCAATATAAGGAAAATAGAGATATTTATTTTGACGAAATAGGAAAATACAAATATGTTGAGCCAGAGCCAATTGAGTCAACACACCCCCTATTCATACTTTACACGTCGGGGACTACAGGTAAACCGAAAGGAATAGTACATTCTACTGGCGGGTATCTAGTAGGTACAGCTACAATGTTATTATGGAGTTATGGACTAAGTCAAGATAATGACGTATTATTTAACACTTCTGATATAGGCTGGATAGTAGGTCACTCCTACATAACGTATTCTCCCTTAGTTATGGGTAAGACAGTAATTATATACGAGAGTGCGCCAGATTACCCGTATCCAGATAAATGGGCTGAATTAATAGAAAAATATAGGGCTACTACGTTTGGGACTTCCGCGACTTTTCTAAGATATCTAATGAGATACAATGAAGAGTACTTCAAAAACCATGACTTATCATCACTTAGAATTTTGGTAACAAATGGTGAACCATTAAATTATGCACCGTGGAAATTTGGACTAGAAATAATAGGTAAAGGTAAAATCTATATCTCACACCAATGGTGGCAGACTGAAACGGGCGCGCCAAATCTGGGATACATGCCAGGTTATCCTATATTTTTACCAATGAAGTCTGGTCCGGCATGTGGGTTCCCATTACCGGGTAGTAAAATAAAGGTGTTAGATGAAAACGGAAATATGACGAAACCCAGAGAAAGAGGTTATCTAGTAATGGAACCACCTTTCCCACCATCTATGATGATAGGAATGTGGAACGATGAAGGAAATGAAAGATTAATAAAGACGTATTTTAGTAAGTTCCCTAACTTGTACTACACTGGTGATTTTGCTATGATAGATGAAGATGGATACGTGTGGGTCTCTGGAAGAGCGGATGAAACTCTAAAAATTGCAGGCCATAGAATAGGTGCAGGTGAGGTCGAATCTGCGATAACTTCACATCCTGCAGTAGCTGAAGCTGCAGTAGTTGGCGTACCAGATCCAATAAAAGGAGAAATAGCCCATGCATTTGTCGTTTTAAAGCAAGGCTATACTCCAAATGATGAACTAGCTAAAGATATACAAGATCATGTGAGAAAAGTTATGGGATCAATAGTGATAATAGAGATTCATTTCGTCAACGCCTTACCAAAAACCAGATCTGGAAAAGTAATGAGGAGAGTTATAAAAGCCGTAATAACTGGAGCCACTGTAGGAGACCTTTCCACATTAGAGGATGAAGCATCAATGGACGAGATAAAAAGAGCTATAGAGAAGTTAAAAAACCAATTAGGTCCATGA
- a CDS encoding glucose 1-dehydrogenase, which yields MKAIVVNPPNKGVEVREIEYDVKSIGEKQALIKTIANGICGTDRGIVSGLLKFSRPPAGKNSLVLGHENLGQIVETGSKVLRFKKGDYVVSIVRRGCGKCSNCLSGRQDFCETGEFVEAGIRGLDGFMREMFIDDEEYLIKIPSEIVDVAILLEPLSNVVKAYNELMQTQRRMIWWCKDGSYDCRNAVIIGSGPIGLLFSLIFSSQNFNVTILNKRDPSPIELEIARQMGANFINIKKESISTNIDVLIDTSGHPSAFIPLLNKLNKNSALILFGTTGGEASEITAELVTFLVENNVLLFGSVNASKKDFEDGVNFLTVWKYRYPSLLNKMVTKVVKPEEAPDVLYAKPKGEIKTVISWT from the coding sequence ATGAAGGCAATAGTTGTTAATCCTCCAAATAAAGGTGTCGAAGTAAGAGAAATAGAATACGATGTTAAATCTATAGGCGAGAAGCAGGCTTTGATAAAGACAATAGCTAATGGTATTTGTGGAACTGATAGGGGTATTGTCTCTGGTTTACTAAAATTTTCAAGACCTCCGGCTGGTAAAAATAGTTTAGTTTTAGGGCATGAAAACTTAGGCCAAATTGTTGAAACTGGATCTAAAGTACTTAGATTCAAAAAGGGAGATTACGTTGTCTCCATTGTAAGAAGAGGTTGTGGTAAGTGCTCAAACTGTTTATCTGGAAGGCAAGATTTTTGTGAAACAGGAGAATTCGTTGAGGCAGGAATTAGAGGTTTAGACGGATTTATGCGAGAAATGTTTATAGACGACGAGGAGTATTTGATTAAGATTCCCTCAGAAATAGTTGACGTAGCTATTTTACTTGAACCCTTATCCAATGTTGTTAAGGCATATAACGAGCTAATGCAGACGCAAAGGAGAATGATATGGTGGTGTAAAGATGGAAGTTATGACTGCAGGAATGCTGTGATAATAGGATCTGGGCCAATAGGACTATTGTTTTCGCTAATTTTCTCATCTCAAAACTTTAACGTGACGATTTTGAACAAAAGAGATCCATCTCCAATTGAATTAGAAATTGCTAGGCAAATGGGTGCGAATTTTATTAATATAAAAAAAGAATCCATCTCCACTAATATAGACGTATTGATAGATACCTCTGGACATCCCTCTGCCTTCATTCCGCTGTTAAATAAGCTAAATAAGAACTCTGCTTTAATTTTATTTGGAACAACTGGGGGAGAAGCATCTGAAATAACTGCCGAATTAGTTACATTTCTTGTGGAAAATAACGTACTACTATTTGGAAGTGTAAATGCTAGCAAGAAAGACTTTGAAGATGGAGTAAATTTTCTAACTGTCTGGAAATATAGATATCCTTCATTGCTAAATAAAATGGTGACTAAAGTTGTTAAGCCAGAAGAAGCGCCAGATGTGTTGTATGCAAAACCTAAAGGAGAAATAAAAACGGTTATCTCATGGACCTAA
- a CDS encoding 8-oxo-dGTP diphosphatase: MYTCITLVLNKDKILMIYKKRGLGRGLFSFPGGKVEHGENGKECAIRELKEETMLIAKEVECAGKILFKVDGEDAETMEVYIVRKFEGIPMETDEAIPIWVNIDEIPYDKMWEDDKHWVPLVIEGRKIECEFYFSNNWEKFDGGSCIFK; the protein is encoded by the coding sequence ATGTACACGTGTATTACATTAGTTCTTAATAAAGATAAAATCTTGATGATATATAAGAAAAGAGGACTAGGAAGGGGATTATTCTCGTTTCCGGGAGGTAAGGTTGAACATGGTGAAAATGGAAAAGAATGCGCAATTAGAGAACTTAAAGAAGAAACAATGCTAATTGCTAAAGAAGTTGAATGCGCTGGTAAGATTTTATTTAAGGTTGATGGGGAAGACGCTGAGACCATGGAAGTTTACATAGTTAGAAAGTTTGAAGGTATTCCGATGGAAACCGACGAAGCAATACCAATTTGGGTTAACATTGATGAGATCCCTTATGATAAGATGTGGGAAGATGACAAACATTGGGTACCTTTAGTTATAGAGGGAAGGAAGATTGAGTGTGAGTTTTATTTTTCAAACAATTGGGAAAAATTTGATGGTGGATCTTGTATCTTTAAATAG
- a CDS encoding CBS domain-containing protein, whose translation MNIETLMIRNPPIVSKEDKLISAFKKINEGGIGRIIIANEKIEGLITTRDLLSSAVNYCKDICTQGDLYRISSSPVTDYMTPNPITVYNNTDIFTAINIMVTRNFGSLPVVDINDRPIGIVTEREFLLLYRDLSEVFPVKVFMTSKVQTIYKEVRLDQAVRLMMKRGFRRLPVVDENNKIIGIITAVNAIRQLAKAVDKLDPDYFYNKTVKDVMVTSLVTIDEMESLNKAAAEMVVRRIGSLLILNKDNTIKGIITERDLLIALHHLLVMEKFKEKL comes from the coding sequence GTGAATATAGAAACTTTAATGATAAGAAATCCTCCAATAGTGTCTAAGGAAGATAAGCTAATTAGTGCATTTAAGAAAATTAACGAAGGAGGAATAGGCAGAATTATTATAGCAAATGAGAAAATTGAAGGATTAATAACTACTAGAGATCTGCTATCATCTGCAGTAAATTACTGTAAAGATATCTGCACTCAAGGCGATTTGTATCGCATATCTTCATCACCGGTTACTGATTATATGACTCCTAATCCTATTACAGTATATAATAACACTGATATATTTACTGCAATAAATATAATGGTTACAAGAAATTTTGGATCGCTACCAGTTGTTGATATTAATGATAGACCTATAGGAATAGTTACTGAGAGAGAATTTTTATTGCTTTATAGAGATCTAAGCGAGGTATTTCCCGTCAAGGTTTTTATGACAAGTAAAGTACAGACTATCTATAAGGAGGTTAGGCTAGATCAAGCAGTAAGATTAATGATGAAGAGAGGTTTTAGAAGATTACCTGTAGTCGATGAAAATAATAAAATAATAGGAATAATAACTGCCGTTAATGCTATTAGACAATTAGCAAAGGCCGTGGATAAATTAGATCCAGATTACTTTTACAATAAAACGGTAAAGGACGTTATGGTAACGAGTTTAGTAACGATCGACGAAATGGAATCCCTAAATAAGGCAGCAGCTGAAATGGTGGTAAGGCGAATAGGTTCTCTATTAATATTAAACAAGGATAATACTATAAAGGGAATAATAACAGAGAGGGACTTGTTAATAGCTCTACATCATTTATTAGTAATGGAGAAATTTAAGGAAAAACTTTAA
- a CDS encoding RidA family protein — translation MKEIIYTEKAPKPIGPYSQAVKVGDILYVSGQLPVDQKTNEIVGKTIEEQTTKVLENIKSILETAGYTLEDVTMSFVYLKDLKDFQKFNEVYSRYFTQKQPARVTVEVSRLPRDALIEIAVIAQKG, via the coding sequence ATGAAGGAAATAATTTACACGGAGAAGGCTCCTAAGCCAATAGGTCCCTATTCTCAAGCAGTAAAAGTTGGAGATATACTTTACGTATCTGGTCAACTTCCAGTAGACCAAAAAACAAATGAAATCGTAGGTAAAACCATAGAAGAACAGACCACTAAAGTACTTGAAAATATAAAATCAATTTTGGAAACTGCTGGTTATACATTAGAAGATGTTACAATGTCTTTTGTATATCTAAAAGATCTAAAAGATTTTCAGAAATTTAACGAAGTATATTCTAGATATTTTACCCAGAAACAGCCAGCACGAGTTACGGTAGAAGTATCTAGATTACCAAGAGATGCATTAATAGAAATAGCGGTTATAGCTCAAAAGGGTTAA
- a CDS encoding protein kinase domain-containing protein: protein MQLVLQLKDERYLYVDGVTRPFDGKIKVKDDIIGYKVIYDAGKVKILNEHKVLIINNSSVVSHAILKEKIEKLNLYLFEDDNGTIYAYIGEIASPKFNFPYMIIHGIPISLGSKSEIISAVEKDYKVALYALEKFRNDVNIVNNSIISLVKFGKCEEAIKYYKELKVSDPEVSLAVAQCMESVGEELEALKIYSFLSEEKYRELESKIREKVNSIIEQYKKEGNIRLLNDAIKMLPTYDAPLIELGWYYVNKRKFDEAVKYFEEAVKRVPTFHNLLLYAWALIGSEDYKKALEIIDKAEKIKRNAGSAYIKGLALEGLNAPLQAEREFLYACREGIVDACMRIKSYRLYVPEPFDPSVWLGYVLYGYEVKQVLGNGGMGYVLLVERNGRKYAMKVMKKEYTFTEMLYEVAKMQEISKRSEHLVKIFASFLDENWTDYFSSPPAIIMEYMEGGDLRSILVDQEYSALRHSVKWPQVIAFVFSKLAKAVIEIHKEGYVHCDIKPSNILFNKKLPRYGEDALNALMSFDALPKLSDLGSSVKIGTPVMHYTPYYAHPLQRFGNKAETMFDVYSFTVSLYVSLTNNFPFPEWLENEIEEAVKSPEKRRQALEDFHNATPRLDYVPEEFKDLIMRGLKGEISMLEIDKKLEEILIENYNIDINNLKNEAEKLISY from the coding sequence GTGCAATTAGTATTACAATTAAAAGATGAGAGATACTTATACGTTGATGGAGTTACTAGGCCTTTTGATGGAAAGATAAAGGTCAAGGATGATATAATAGGTTATAAAGTTATTTATGATGCAGGAAAAGTTAAGATCTTGAACGAGCACAAAGTACTTATCATAAATAACTCAAGTGTAGTTTCACATGCAATATTAAAAGAGAAAATCGAGAAACTAAATTTATATCTGTTCGAAGATGACAATGGTACAATATACGCTTACATTGGAGAGATTGCTAGCCCTAAATTTAATTTTCCATATATGATTATACATGGTATACCGATATCATTAGGATCTAAGTCTGAGATTATAAGTGCGGTAGAAAAGGATTACAAGGTAGCATTATATGCTTTAGAAAAATTTAGAAATGATGTTAATATAGTAAATAATTCAATTATATCATTAGTTAAATTTGGAAAATGTGAGGAAGCTATAAAATACTATAAGGAGCTAAAAGTTTCAGATCCTGAGGTCTCCTTGGCTGTTGCGCAATGTATGGAAAGTGTTGGTGAAGAATTAGAAGCATTGAAAATTTATTCTTTCTTATCTGAAGAGAAATATAGAGAATTAGAGAGTAAGATAAGGGAGAAGGTAAACTCTATAATAGAACAGTATAAAAAAGAAGGCAATATTAGGCTTTTAAATGATGCAATTAAGATGCTACCTACATATGATGCACCATTGATTGAATTAGGTTGGTATTATGTAAATAAGAGGAAATTCGATGAGGCTGTAAAATATTTTGAAGAGGCAGTAAAAAGAGTACCTACATTTCATAATCTTTTACTCTACGCATGGGCGTTAATAGGAAGTGAAGATTACAAGAAAGCGTTAGAGATTATCGATAAGGCTGAAAAAATAAAGCGTAATGCAGGATCAGCTTATATAAAGGGTTTAGCTTTAGAAGGTTTGAATGCTCCGTTACAAGCTGAAAGAGAATTCCTTTACGCGTGTAGAGAAGGAATAGTAGATGCTTGTATGAGGATTAAATCTTACAGACTCTATGTTCCAGAACCTTTTGATCCATCAGTGTGGTTAGGATATGTTCTTTATGGCTATGAGGTAAAACAAGTTTTAGGAAATGGCGGAATGGGTTACGTACTATTAGTTGAGAGAAATGGTAGAAAGTACGCTATGAAAGTGATGAAGAAGGAATATACGTTTACTGAAATGCTCTATGAGGTTGCAAAAATGCAAGAAATCTCAAAAAGATCAGAGCATCTAGTCAAAATATTTGCAAGTTTCTTAGATGAAAATTGGACCGATTATTTCAGTTCTCCACCAGCTATAATAATGGAATATATGGAAGGAGGAGATCTCAGATCAATCTTAGTAGACCAAGAATATTCTGCACTACGTCATTCTGTGAAATGGCCACAAGTTATTGCGTTTGTATTCTCGAAATTAGCTAAAGCGGTTATAGAGATTCATAAGGAGGGATACGTCCACTGTGACATAAAACCGTCTAACATACTATTTAATAAAAAGCTTCCAAGATATGGTGAAGATGCATTAAACGCATTAATGAGCTTCGACGCTTTACCTAAATTATCAGATTTAGGTTCTTCAGTTAAAATAGGTACTCCCGTTATGCACTATACTCCTTATTATGCGCATCCATTGCAACGTTTCGGAAATAAGGCTGAAACGATGTTTGATGTTTACTCATTTACTGTGTCGCTGTATGTATCACTAACTAATAATTTTCCCTTTCCAGAATGGTTAGAAAATGAAATTGAGGAGGCTGTCAAAAGTCCAGAAAAGAGAAGGCAGGCTTTAGAAGACTTCCACAATGCAACTCCTAGGCTTGATTATGTACCTGAGGAATTTAAGGATCTTATTATGAGAGGGCTAAAAGGAGAGATTAGTATGTTGGAAATTGATAAAAAATTAGAAGAGATTCTAATTGAGAATTATAACATCGACATTAATAATCTGAAGAATGAAGCAGAAAAGCTTATAAGCTATTGA
- a CDS encoding aldo/keto reductase has translation MKLCNKEVSQIGFGTWKMGGGYWSPDYSNDNKYIEIIKYVISKGVNVIDTAEMYGGGHAEELVGKAVKDFDRESIFIITKVWPNHLRYDDLIKSAKDSLRRLDSKYIDLYLIHWPNSSIPLEETIRAMEYLVDQGIVNCIGVSNFDVMLLERAMSLTKKYEIVANEIEYNVDNKTAERDIIPFCERNNIKVIAYSPLSRGNVKNNTILEEIGRKYGKTSVQVALNYLMRRSIPIPKASTKEHVDEILGALGWNLSNDDYDRISKI, from the coding sequence ATGAAATTATGTAATAAAGAAGTTTCACAGATAGGTTTTGGAACTTGGAAAATGGGGGGTGGATATTGGAGTCCAGATTATTCCAACGATAACAAATATATTGAAATTATAAAATATGTCATAAGCAAAGGGGTAAATGTTATCGATACTGCAGAAATGTATGGGGGAGGTCATGCTGAAGAGTTAGTAGGTAAGGCAGTGAAGGATTTTGATAGAGAAAGTATCTTTATTATAACTAAGGTATGGCCTAATCACTTGAGATATGATGATTTAATAAAGTCGGCAAAGGATAGTTTAAGGAGACTTGATAGTAAGTATATAGACTTATATTTGATTCACTGGCCAAATTCTTCTATACCTCTTGAGGAAACTATAAGGGCTATGGAGTATTTAGTGGATCAAGGTATTGTCAATTGTATTGGCGTAAGCAATTTTGATGTGATGCTTTTGGAAAGAGCTATGTCATTAACTAAAAAATATGAAATAGTAGCTAATGAGATAGAGTATAACGTCGATAATAAGACTGCTGAAAGAGATATTATACCATTTTGTGAAAGAAATAACATAAAAGTGATAGCTTATTCTCCGCTCTCTAGAGGTAATGTAAAAAATAATACAATACTGGAGGAAATTGGGCGTAAATATGGCAAAACTTCGGTTCAGGTTGCTTTAAATTACTTAATGAGGCGATCAATACCAATACCTAAAGCGTCTACAAAAGAGCATGTAGATGAAATTTTAGGTGCTTTAGGATGGAATTTAAGTAATGATGATTATGACAGAATTTCGAAAATTTAA